The following proteins are encoded in a genomic region of Gimesia algae:
- a CDS encoding C45 family autoproteolytic acyltransferase/hydolase yields MPDSARYREIEVAGLPLEMGRQTGEAAREEIAAFCELALDRLRETMQVSSAQARAHAEHCIPYAEKYSSDSIAELRGIAEATDLPFWKIMLLQIRNQFTPDADAGCTALSLPATSTRGPIVAQNWDNDPALDPFTIVLTRRPTGKPALMTVTQAGLISYIGFNDAGIGACLNSLPAPSRSTGVPHYFTLRELYESTSLEAAVQTIRRAERAIPANIMLTTPEGPADLEVTLETVQVLRPEETSWITHTNHCLHPELCKYNEQFPELIGSHPRKARIDSLLQACGTEISIDDIKAALTDHEGYPRSLCRHVNDDVDTGYWQTVFSVIIEPEQRRMLVSRGTPCSAGYELYQL; encoded by the coding sequence ATGCCTGACTCAGCCCGGTATCGTGAGATTGAAGTCGCTGGTTTGCCGCTGGAAATGGGGCGGCAGACCGGGGAAGCGGCGCGGGAGGAGATTGCCGCGTTTTGTGAGCTGGCTCTGGACCGGCTGCGGGAGACAATGCAGGTCAGCAGCGCACAGGCGCGGGCGCATGCGGAGCATTGTATACCGTATGCGGAAAAATACAGTTCCGATTCGATTGCAGAGCTGCGTGGCATCGCGGAAGCGACGGACCTCCCTTTCTGGAAAATCATGCTGCTGCAGATTCGCAATCAATTTACTCCCGATGCGGATGCCGGCTGCACCGCGCTCAGTCTGCCGGCCACTTCTACGCGGGGACCGATTGTCGCGCAGAACTGGGACAACGATCCGGCCCTTGATCCGTTTACGATCGTACTCACACGCCGACCCACAGGAAAACCGGCGCTGATGACGGTGACGCAGGCGGGATTGATTTCGTATATCGGGTTCAACGATGCGGGCATCGGGGCCTGTCTGAACAGTCTGCCGGCTCCCAGTCGCTCTACTGGAGTGCCCCACTACTTCACGTTACGCGAACTGTATGAGTCCACCAGTCTGGAAGCAGCGGTCCAGACAATTCGTCGGGCCGAGCGGGCGATCCCGGCAAATATCATGCTGACGACTCCGGAAGGGCCCGCGGACCTGGAAGTGACCCTGGAAACCGTGCAGGTTTTGAGACCCGAGGAAACAAGCTGGATCACGCATACCAATCATTGTCTGCACCCGGAACTCTGTAAATATAACGAGCAGTTCCCCGAGCTGATCGGCTCACATCCCCGGAAAGCACGCATCGATTCCCTGTTGCAGGCATGTGGTACTGAAATCAGCATCGACGACATCAAGGCAGCGCTCACCGATCACGAGGGATACCCGCGGTCGTTATGTCGGCATGTGAACGATGATGTAGACACCGGTTACTGGCAGACTGTTTTTTCCGTGATCATCGAACCGGAACAACGGCGGATGTTAGTTTCGCGGGGGACTCCCTGCAGTGCCGGTTATGAGTTGTACCAGCTTTGA
- a CDS encoding tetratricopeptide repeat protein encodes MNHNAVLKRGIEFHTQGQLDQALADYSQVIDSAVAEDVELMGLALYYRGSVYQRLGEHERLISDMTRIVEYRGEVSAELVAQASAMRGESFAVQGELEAAVSDYTVIIESREGLPTGMLLSALLCRGRIYAEQKRHELAIGELTTVIEQGSEHRLPAHFLAEAYWFRGQAYFAEADYTRAAEDLSIVVSSQWLGTTGQQSAEELLAECRRRLAE; translated from the coding sequence ATGAATCATAACGCCGTCCTCAAGCGTGGCATCGAATTTCATACCCAGGGGCAACTGGATCAGGCGCTCGCCGACTATAGTCAGGTGATCGACAGCGCCGTGGCTGAAGATGTCGAACTGATGGGCCTGGCTTTGTATTATCGGGGATCTGTTTATCAGCGTCTTGGCGAACATGAGCGATTAATAAGCGACATGACCCGGATAGTAGAATATCGCGGTGAGGTTTCCGCTGAACTGGTTGCCCAGGCTTCTGCGATGCGGGGAGAAAGTTTTGCTGTTCAGGGAGAGTTGGAAGCAGCGGTCTCGGATTATACTGTGATCATCGAGTCACGGGAGGGACTGCCGACGGGCATGCTGCTCAGTGCATTGCTGTGTCGCGGTAGGATTTATGCAGAACAGAAACGACATGAATTAGCAATTGGTGAACTGACGACTGTGATCGAGCAGGGGAGCGAGCACCGACTGCCTGCTCACTTTCTGGCGGAAGCGTATTGGTTTCGGGGGCAGGCTTATTTTGCTGAGGCAGACTATACCCGCGCTGCGGAGGACCTCAGCATTGTGGTTTCCAGTCAATGGCTGGGAACGACCGGGCAGCAGAGTGCAGAGGAATTACTGGCAGAGTGTCGACGACGATTGGCTGAATGA
- a CDS encoding ATP-binding protein, with translation MSLSILTKPCLPTESQRAEELFRENQRDLYQRTDRLFACLMIVQWLAAMAAAFWITPRTWIGSNSEVHLHVWAACLLGGLITLFPVMLTLLRPGTILSRHVIAISQMLTSSLLVHLSGGRIETHFHIFGSLAFLAFYRDWRVLITATSVVIIDHSILGLFYPQAIFGVLTANPWRIVEHGAWVIFEDLFLFIAIHQSLRELKAMARQRAVLEETKADVESEVQHRTRELHTANRMISEKNHVLEQITMELKQQAQELRAAKDSAEAANRSKSAFLANMSHEIRTPMNAILGFNDILLDGVSEPENIQAARTVKENGQYLLRLINDILDLSKIEAEKMEVEHVNCSPHTLLNNIYSLMNVRALEKGLPLNFQIDGPIPETINTDPTRLRQILINTIGNAIKFTESGAVNVVARLIDLPDQTARMQFNVTDSGIGIESTSLESLFKPFTQADGSMTRKFGGTGLGLTISKRLTELLGGEITVTSDPGKGSTFSITIETGSLENVALIDSRPFQILTETEIPQNKVFDGLPLKNGRFLLTEDGLDNQKLISFILNKAGAETTIAENGQTSFDLAMAAVEAGEPFDAILMDMQMPVLDGYQATRKLRAAHYHEPIIALTAHAMRGDRQKCLDAGCDDYLTKPIDRRKLVEMLASYKRHVAQNLTTTPTELS, from the coding sequence ATGTCGTTATCCATTCTGACCAAGCCCTGTCTGCCCACTGAGTCTCAAAGAGCAGAAGAACTGTTTCGGGAAAATCAGCGTGATCTGTATCAGAGAACGGACCGATTGTTTGCCTGCCTGATGATCGTGCAGTGGCTGGCAGCAATGGCCGCTGCCTTCTGGATTACACCCCGAACATGGATCGGCAGCAATAGCGAAGTACATCTGCATGTCTGGGCGGCCTGTCTGCTGGGCGGACTGATTACGCTGTTCCCCGTCATGCTGACTCTGTTACGTCCCGGTACGATTTTAAGCAGACACGTCATCGCGATCAGCCAGATGCTGACTTCTTCCCTGCTTGTCCATCTGAGTGGGGGCCGGATTGAAACGCACTTTCACATTTTCGGATCGCTGGCATTTCTGGCATTCTACCGTGACTGGCGTGTACTGATCACCGCAACGTCAGTCGTCATCATCGACCATTCCATATTGGGATTATTTTACCCACAGGCGATCTTCGGGGTGCTGACAGCTAATCCGTGGCGGATTGTAGAACATGGCGCCTGGGTCATTTTCGAGGACCTGTTCCTGTTCATCGCGATTCACCAGAGTTTAAGGGAATTGAAAGCGATGGCGCGGCAGCGTGCCGTTCTGGAGGAGACAAAAGCCGATGTGGAATCAGAGGTACAACATCGGACCCGTGAACTGCATACAGCGAACAGGATGATCTCTGAGAAAAACCACGTTCTCGAACAAATAACGATGGAATTAAAACAGCAGGCGCAGGAACTGCGGGCGGCCAAAGACTCAGCCGAGGCTGCAAACCGGTCCAAGAGCGCCTTCCTGGCAAACATGAGTCACGAAATCCGGACCCCCATGAATGCCATCCTCGGATTTAATGACATTCTACTGGACGGTGTCAGCGAGCCGGAAAACATTCAAGCCGCACGCACCGTTAAAGAAAATGGTCAGTATCTGCTCCGGCTCATTAATGATATTCTGGATCTCTCCAAAATCGAAGCAGAGAAAATGGAAGTCGAGCACGTGAATTGCTCCCCGCATACCTTGCTCAATAATATTTATTCGCTGATGAATGTTCGCGCCCTCGAGAAGGGCTTGCCTTTGAATTTTCAGATCGATGGTCCGATCCCCGAAACGATTAATACAGACCCGACCCGCTTGCGGCAGATTTTGATTAATACCATCGGCAACGCCATCAAGTTCACGGAATCCGGAGCAGTGAATGTCGTCGCCCGTCTGATCGACCTGCCAGATCAAACTGCCCGCATGCAATTTAATGTCACCGATTCAGGGATTGGAATTGAAAGCACAAGCCTTGAATCTCTATTCAAGCCCTTTACCCAGGCTGATGGATCCATGACGCGTAAATTTGGAGGCACGGGACTGGGACTGACCATCAGTAAACGCTTGACCGAATTACTCGGCGGTGAAATCACGGTGACCAGTGACCCCGGAAAAGGGAGTACTTTTTCGATCACCATCGAAACCGGATCACTGGAAAATGTTGCTCTGATCGACTCGCGTCCATTCCAGATTCTTACTGAAACAGAAATTCCTCAGAACAAAGTATTCGATGGTCTGCCTCTGAAAAATGGTCGTTTCCTGTTGACCGAAGACGGACTCGACAATCAGAAATTGATCAGTTTTATCCTGAATAAAGCGGGAGCAGAGACTACGATTGCTGAAAACGGGCAGACCTCATTTGATCTGGCCATGGCAGCCGTCGAGGCAGGAGAACCATTTGATGCCATTCTGATGGATATGCAGATGCCCGTTTTGGACGGTTATCAGGCAACGAGAAAATTGAGAGCAGCCCACTACCACGAACCTATCATTGCTTTAACCGCCCACGCCATGCGCGGCGATCGACAGAAATGCCTGGATGCCGGCTGCGATGACTATCTCACCAAACCCATCGACCGCAGAAAACTGGTCGAAATGCTCGCCAGTTATAAGCGTCACGTAGCGCAAAATCTGACAACGACCCCAACAGAGCTCTCGTGA
- a CDS encoding thioredoxin domain-containing protein, whose product MNVSSLNLSPPRQQSGNQRSQPGQRNVRTLALPALALLWLSAVVYGMFLLWQYQSTPGEEPLTTAVWPDESQMTCNSMRPTLVMFAHPRCPCTTASLNELAKIMTLGPERVDARIVFFKSSAFPEGWEKADLWKTASAIPGVTVCSDADGKTARLFNATTSGYVLLYDTQGKLLFHGGITGSRGHSGDNAGRSAIESILLSGTAERQETFAFGCPLLGEHSVSEQEGQRCRYPF is encoded by the coding sequence ATGAACGTCAGCAGTCTCAACCTGTCTCCACCCCGACAACAGAGCGGGAACCAGCGCTCACAGCCCGGGCAAAGGAATGTGAGAACTCTGGCACTGCCGGCTTTGGCACTGCTCTGGTTGAGTGCTGTCGTTTATGGAATGTTTCTCCTCTGGCAGTACCAGTCGACACCGGGTGAAGAACCGCTGACAACCGCAGTCTGGCCTGACGAGAGTCAGATGACCTGCAATTCAATGCGACCGACGCTGGTGATGTTTGCTCATCCCCGCTGTCCGTGTACCACTGCCAGCCTGAACGAACTGGCAAAAATCATGACACTTGGACCGGAACGGGTTGATGCACGGATTGTTTTTTTCAAATCTTCGGCATTTCCAGAGGGCTGGGAAAAGGCGGATCTCTGGAAGACCGCTTCCGCGATTCCAGGGGTGACGGTTTGCAGTGATGCTGATGGTAAAACCGCCAGGTTGTTTAACGCGACAACTTCCGGTTACGTACTGCTCTACGATACGCAAGGCAAACTACTGTTCCATGGAGGCATCACAGGCTCAAGAGGACATTCCGGTGATAATGCTGGCAGATCTGCCATTGAATCGATTCTGTTATCTGGAACAGCAGAGCGACAGGAAACGTTCGCATTTGGATGCCCGTTGCTCGGAGAGCATTCGGTATCTGAACAGGAGGGACAACGATGTCGTTATCCATTCTGA